The following coding sequences are from one Streptomyces sp. NBC_01485 window:
- a CDS encoding carbohydrate ABC transporter permease → MQHGKYRFIVGFLALPLGLYALFVVWPFIQSIYYSFTDWTGLSPEFKMVGLDNYRRMLEDDVFWKSLQHSLMFAIVLPLVTIGLALFFAFMINVGGRRRKGGPVVSGVRGSSFYKIVYFFPQVLSIAIVALLFAFAYNPDSGAINSFLRGIGLDGVQPLWLGDPDLALWCVMAVLVWSTVGFFVVLFSAGMASIPVDLYEAALLDGAGRAATFFRITLPLLWDTVQSGWVYMGILALGAESFAVVQIMTTGPGGPDYSTTVMVLYVYQKAFRDGQAAYATTIGVALLVVTLAFAAVVMRLGRRERLEY, encoded by the coding sequence ATGCAGCACGGCAAGTACCGGTTCATCGTGGGGTTTTTGGCGCTGCCCCTGGGGCTGTACGCGCTCTTCGTGGTGTGGCCGTTCATCCAGTCCATCTACTATTCGTTCACGGACTGGACCGGCCTGAGCCCAGAATTCAAGATGGTCGGCCTGGACAATTACCGGAGGATGCTGGAAGACGACGTCTTCTGGAAGTCCTTGCAGCACAGCTTGATGTTCGCGATCGTGCTGCCGCTGGTGACGATCGGTCTGGCGCTGTTCTTCGCCTTCATGATCAATGTCGGTGGCCGCAGAAGGAAGGGCGGCCCGGTCGTCTCGGGGGTCCGGGGCTCTTCCTTCTACAAGATCGTGTACTTCTTCCCGCAGGTGCTGTCGATCGCCATCGTCGCGCTGCTGTTCGCCTTCGCGTACAACCCGGACAGCGGGGCGATCAACTCGTTCCTGCGGGGGATCGGACTGGACGGCGTCCAGCCCCTCTGGCTCGGCGACCCGGACCTCGCGCTGTGGTGTGTGATGGCGGTGCTCGTCTGGTCCACGGTCGGCTTCTTCGTGGTCCTGTTCTCGGCGGGCATGGCCTCCATCCCGGTCGACCTGTACGAGGCCGCGCTGCTGGACGGCGCGGGCCGGGCCGCGACGTTCTTCCGCATCACCCTGCCCCTGCTCTGGGACACGGTGCAGTCGGGCTGGGTCTACATGGGCATCCTCGCGCTCGGCGCCGAGTCGTTCGCGGTCGTACAGATCATGACGACCGGCCCCGGCGGCCCCGACTACTCGACCACCGTCATGGTCCTGTACGTGTACCAGAAGGCGTTCCGGGACGGTCAGGCCGCCTACGCCACCACCATCGGCGTCGCCCTGCTCGTCGTGACGCTGGCCTTCGCCGCGGTCGTGATGCGGCTGGGACGGCGCGAGCGGCTGGAGTACTGA
- a CDS encoding carbohydrate ABC transporter permease — protein MKTTQTPAPLPAEPGSGVPVTKIDLPSGKPPRETKPEGKVLNAFSHGILVLWAIMVVLPLLWAVMTSFKDDSSIFGSPWSLPDTLHLDNWSRAWTEANMSDYFLNTVVVVGGSLIGTLVLGSMAAYVLARFDFPGNRFVYFLFIGGMSFPIMLALVPLFYVVNNMGLLNSLPGLILVYIAYSLPFTVFFLTAFFRTLPTSVAEAAFVDGASHSRTFFQIMLPMAKPGLISVGIFNFLGQWNQYMLPTVLNTDPDKRVLTQGLVQLAVSQGYKGDWSGLFAGLVMAMLPVLAAYVVFQRQVVQGLTAGALK, from the coding sequence TTGAAGACCACACAGACCCCCGCCCCTCTGCCGGCCGAACCGGGCTCCGGCGTTCCCGTCACGAAGATCGACCTGCCCTCCGGGAAACCGCCCCGGGAGACGAAACCGGAGGGAAAGGTCCTCAACGCCTTCTCGCACGGCATCCTGGTCCTCTGGGCGATCATGGTCGTACTGCCGCTGCTCTGGGCGGTGATGACGTCCTTCAAGGACGACAGCTCCATCTTCGGCTCGCCCTGGTCGCTGCCGGACACGCTGCACCTCGACAACTGGTCGCGGGCCTGGACCGAGGCCAACATGAGCGACTACTTCCTCAACACCGTTGTGGTGGTGGGCGGTTCACTCATCGGCACGCTGGTCCTCGGCTCCATGGCGGCCTATGTCCTCGCGCGCTTCGACTTCCCGGGCAACCGCTTCGTCTACTTCCTCTTCATCGGCGGCATGAGCTTCCCGATCATGCTGGCGCTGGTCCCGCTGTTCTACGTCGTCAACAACATGGGCCTGCTGAACTCCCTGCCCGGCCTGATCCTCGTCTACATCGCCTACTCGCTGCCGTTCACGGTGTTCTTCCTGACGGCGTTCTTCCGCACGCTGCCGACGTCGGTGGCGGAGGCGGCCTTCGTGGACGGCGCCTCGCACAGCCGTACGTTCTTCCAGATCATGCTGCCCATGGCCAAGCCCGGCCTGATCAGCGTCGGCATCTTCAACTTCCTGGGCCAGTGGAACCAGTACATGCTGCCCACGGTCCTCAACACCGACCCCGACAAGCGCGTCCTCACCCAGGGGCTGGTCCAACTGGCCGTCAGCCAGGGCTACAAGGGTGACTGGTCGGGCCTCTTCGCGGGACTGGTGATGGCCATGCTGCCGGTGCTGGCCGCGTACGTCGTCTTCCAGCGGCAGGTGGTGCAGGGGCTGACCGCGGGTGCGCTGAAGTAG
- a CDS encoding ROK family transcriptional regulator, giving the protein METPGSQSSLHRANLERVVRAVRLAGSLTQAEIARTTGLSAATVSNIVRELKDGGTVEVTPTSAGGRRARSVSLSGDAGIVIGVDFGHTHLRVAVGNLAHQVLAEESEPLDVDASAAQGFDRAEQLVTRLIEATGVDRTKVAGVGLGVPGPIELESGTLGSSAILPGWIGTRPAEEMRVRLGVPVHVDNDANLGALGEMVWGSGRGVRDLAYIKVASGVGAGLVIDGKIYRGPGGTAGEIGHITLDESGPVCRCGNRGCLETFTAARYVLPLLRSSHGTDLTMEGVVRLARDGDPGCRRVIADVGRHIGSGVANLCNLLNPSRVVLGGDLAEAGELVLGPIRESVGRYAIPSAARQLTVLPGALGGRAEVLGALALALSEMGDSTLLDGTLHAATPVFT; this is encoded by the coding sequence GTGGAGACTCCCGGGTCGCAGTCGTCGCTGCACCGAGCCAACCTGGAGCGAGTCGTGCGCGCCGTGCGGCTGGCCGGGTCCCTCACGCAGGCGGAGATCGCCCGGACGACCGGTCTGTCCGCCGCGACCGTCTCCAACATCGTGCGCGAGCTCAAGGACGGCGGCACGGTCGAGGTGACGCCCACCTCGGCCGGTGGACGCAGGGCCCGCAGCGTCAGTCTCAGCGGCGACGCCGGCATCGTCATAGGGGTCGATTTCGGCCATACTCACCTGCGTGTCGCCGTGGGCAACCTGGCCCACCAGGTCCTCGCCGAGGAGTCCGAGCCGCTCGATGTGGACGCCTCGGCGGCGCAGGGGTTCGACCGGGCGGAGCAACTGGTCACCCGGTTGATCGAGGCCACCGGGGTGGACCGTACGAAGGTCGCCGGAGTCGGTCTCGGAGTACCCGGACCGATCGAACTGGAGTCCGGCACGCTCGGTTCCTCCGCCATCCTGCCCGGCTGGATCGGCACCAGGCCGGCCGAGGAGATGAGAGTCCGGCTCGGCGTTCCTGTACACGTGGACAACGACGCCAACCTCGGCGCCCTCGGCGAGATGGTCTGGGGCAGCGGCCGAGGCGTTCGTGATCTTGCTTACATCAAGGTCGCGAGCGGTGTCGGCGCCGGTCTGGTGATCGATGGCAAGATCTACCGGGGGCCCGGCGGAACGGCAGGAGAAATCGGACATATTACACTTGACGAATCCGGCCCTGTCTGCCGCTGCGGAAACCGGGGCTGCCTGGAGACCTTCACGGCCGCGCGCTATGTGCTGCCGCTCCTCCGGTCCAGCCACGGCACGGACCTGACGATGGAAGGCGTCGTGCGGCTGGCCAGGGACGGAGACCCGGGCTGCCGTCGGGTGATCGCCGACGTGGGCCGACACATCGGAAGTGGAGTGGCCAATCTCTGCAACCTGCTGAACCCGAGCCGAGTGGTCCTGGGCGGTGATCTCGCCGAGGCCGGTGAGCTGGTGCTCGGTCCGATAAGAGAGTCCGTCGGCCGCTATGCGATTCCGAGTGCGGCGCGTCAACTCACCGTTCTTCCAGGGGCACTTGGGGGTCGTGCGGAGGTACTGGGAGCGCTTGCTCTCGCGCTGAGCGAGATGGGCGATTCCACCCTTTTGGACGGCACCCTGCATGCAGCGACACCTGTCTTCACTTAG
- a CDS encoding sugar ABC transporter substrate-binding protein, translating to MRRVVIGATAVSMALSIAACGKAGDDKASDSGSSGSGDKSIGLLLPDSVTARYEKFDKPYFDAKVKALCSDCKLEYANAAADPAKQAQQVSNMVTKGVKVIVISAQDSAAIKSSIQSAVAKGVKVVAYDRLAQGPVSAYVSFDNVKVGELQGQALLDALGAKATPASKIVMINGDDADPNAAQFKKGAHQVLDGKVTVAYEQSGLWKDTIAAQKMSAAITQLGAKNIAGVYAANDGMAGGIANTLKGAKISSIPLTGQDAELAAIQRIVAGTQSATVYKAYKPEAETAAQLAVNLLEGKDIKSLATTTLTSGSGDKVPSQLLTPVSVTKANIKDTVVKDGLYTVADICTPEYAAACKAAGLQ from the coding sequence ATGCGTAGAGTCGTGATCGGCGCCACCGCCGTCTCCATGGCGTTGTCGATCGCCGCGTGCGGCAAGGCCGGCGACGACAAGGCCAGCGACTCCGGCAGCAGCGGCTCGGGCGACAAGTCCATCGGCCTGCTGCTGCCCGACAGCGTCACCGCGCGGTACGAGAAGTTCGACAAGCCGTACTTCGACGCCAAGGTCAAGGCGCTCTGCTCGGACTGCAAGCTCGAGTACGCGAACGCCGCCGCCGACCCCGCCAAGCAGGCGCAGCAGGTCAGCAACATGGTCACCAAGGGCGTGAAGGTCATCGTGATCTCCGCCCAGGACTCCGCCGCGATCAAGTCGTCGATCCAGTCCGCGGTGGCCAAGGGCGTCAAGGTCGTCGCGTACGACCGCCTCGCTCAGGGCCCGGTCAGCGCCTACGTCTCCTTCGACAACGTCAAGGTCGGCGAGCTCCAGGGTCAGGCCCTGCTCGACGCCCTCGGCGCCAAGGCGACCCCCGCGTCGAAGATCGTCATGATCAACGGTGACGACGCCGACCCGAACGCCGCCCAGTTCAAGAAGGGCGCGCACCAGGTCCTCGACGGCAAGGTCACGGTCGCCTACGAGCAGTCCGGCCTGTGGAAGGACACCATCGCCGCCCAGAAGATGTCCGCGGCCATCACCCAGCTCGGCGCCAAGAACATCGCGGGCGTCTACGCGGCCAACGACGGCATGGCCGGTGGCATCGCCAACACCCTCAAGGGTGCGAAGATCAGCAGCATCCCGCTGACCGGTCAGGACGCCGAGCTCGCGGCCATCCAGCGGATCGTCGCCGGCACCCAGTCCGCCACGGTCTACAAGGCCTACAAGCCCGAGGCCGAGACCGCCGCCCAGCTCGCCGTCAACCTGCTGGAGGGCAAGGACATCAAGTCCCTGGCCACCACCACGCTGACCAGCGGCTCCGGCGACAAGGTGCCCTCGCAGCTGCTGACCCCGGTGTCGGTCACCAAGGCCAACATCAAGGACACGGTCGTCAAGGACGGGCTGTACACCGTCGCGGACATCTGCACCCCCGAGTACGCCGCCGCCTGCAAGGCCGCAGGCCTCCAGTAG
- a CDS encoding ATP-binding cassette domain-containing protein yields MVHVSATPVLALRGVSKRFGAVQALTDVELEVHAGEVVALVGDNGAGKSTLVKTIAGVHPIDEGVIEWEGKPVSITKPHDAQGLGVATVYQDLALCDNLDVVGNLYLGRELLHRGVIDEVTMEKNSRELLSTLSIRIPSVRIPIASLSGGQRQVVAIARALIGEPKVVILDEPTAALGVEQTAQVLDLVERLRERDLGVILISHNMADVKAVADTVAVLRLGKNNGSFPVKDTSHEEIIAAITGATDNAVTRRAGRTAEAAK; encoded by the coding sequence ATGGTTCACGTGTCCGCTACGCCCGTGCTGGCGTTGCGCGGAGTCTCCAAGCGATTCGGTGCGGTGCAGGCGCTCACCGACGTCGAGCTGGAGGTTCACGCCGGAGAAGTGGTCGCCCTGGTGGGCGACAACGGCGCAGGAAAGTCCACCCTGGTCAAGACGATCGCGGGTGTCCACCCCATCGATGAGGGCGTCATCGAGTGGGAGGGCAAGCCCGTCAGCATCACCAAGCCGCACGACGCCCAGGGACTCGGCGTCGCGACCGTCTACCAGGACCTCGCCCTGTGCGACAACCTCGACGTGGTCGGCAACCTCTACCTCGGACGCGAGCTGCTGCACCGCGGCGTCATCGACGAGGTGACGATGGAGAAGAACTCGCGGGAGCTGCTCTCCACGCTCTCCATCCGCATCCCGAGCGTCCGTATCCCGATCGCGAGCCTCTCCGGCGGTCAGCGCCAGGTCGTCGCCATCGCCCGCGCGCTGATCGGCGAGCCGAAGGTCGTCATCCTCGACGAGCCGACCGCCGCTCTCGGCGTCGAGCAGACCGCGCAGGTCCTCGACCTGGTCGAGCGGCTGCGCGAGCGCGACCTCGGCGTCATCCTCATCAGCCACAACATGGCCGACGTCAAGGCGGTCGCGGACACCGTCGCCGTCCTGCGCCTGGGCAAGAACAACGGCTCCTTCCCCGTGAAGGACACCAGCCACGAAGAGATCATCGCCGCGATCACGGGTGCCACGGACAACGCCGTGACCCGTCGTGCGGGGCGCACCGCGGAGGCGGCAAAGTGA
- a CDS encoding sugar ABC transporter permease, with translation MSDTSKTVKSDSPKPEGFDEDQATVAPADDPTAAGVSVVDPRLLVREEGLKGYVTEFKRKVKGGELGQIPVVLGLIIIWTIFQLKNDRFLSADNLSNISYFLSATGMLAIGLVFVLLLGEIDLSVGSVSGLASALFAVFVTDHGVGPWLALLLAVVTGVGVGALQGWFFARIGVPAFVVTLAGFLGWNGLMLWLLGSSGTINLPSDSGPIHLLGQNSFFMDQAIIGAYILAGLAVVLSAVGNFGEQRRRRAAGVPFRATSEILLRVGLLALAAFVSAAVLNNASGVSNALVIFLAALVIVDFVLRRTRYGRKVFAVGGGIEAARRAGINVPMIRITVFAISGGFAAVGGMFFAGQTAGASLSAGAGNTLMLAIAAAVIGGTSLFGGRGTVWSALLGMLVIQSIQTGLDLLNMNTSIQYMITGGVLLGAVVIDSVSRKSQKAAGRG, from the coding sequence GTGAGCGACACGTCGAAGACCGTGAAGAGCGACTCCCCGAAGCCCGAGGGCTTCGACGAGGACCAGGCGACGGTGGCGCCCGCGGACGACCCCACGGCCGCCGGGGTGTCCGTCGTCGACCCGCGTCTGCTGGTCCGCGAAGAGGGCCTCAAGGGCTACGTCACCGAGTTCAAGCGCAAGGTCAAGGGCGGTGAGCTGGGCCAGATCCCGGTCGTCCTCGGCCTGATCATCATCTGGACCATCTTCCAGCTGAAGAACGACCGCTTCCTGAGCGCCGACAACCTCTCCAACATCAGCTACTTCCTGTCGGCCACCGGCATGCTCGCCATCGGCCTGGTGTTCGTGCTGCTGCTCGGCGAGATCGACCTGTCGGTCGGTTCCGTCAGCGGTCTGGCGTCCGCGCTGTTCGCCGTGTTCGTGACGGACCACGGCGTGGGCCCATGGCTCGCGCTGCTCCTGGCGGTCGTCACCGGCGTCGGGGTCGGCGCCCTGCAAGGATGGTTCTTCGCGAGGATCGGCGTACCGGCCTTCGTGGTGACCCTGGCCGGCTTCCTCGGCTGGAACGGTCTGATGCTGTGGCTGCTGGGCTCCAGCGGCACGATCAACCTGCCGTCGGACTCCGGCCCGATCCACCTGCTCGGCCAGAACTCCTTCTTCATGGACCAGGCCATCATCGGCGCGTACATCCTGGCCGGTCTCGCCGTCGTGCTGTCCGCGGTCGGCAACTTCGGTGAGCAGCGCCGCCGCCGGGCGGCGGGCGTGCCGTTCCGTGCGACCAGCGAGATCCTGCTGCGCGTCGGCCTGCTGGCCCTCGCGGCGTTCGTGTCGGCCGCCGTGCTGAACAACGCGTCCGGTGTCTCCAACGCGCTCGTGATCTTCCTCGCGGCGCTGGTGATCGTGGACTTCGTGCTGCGCCGTACGCGCTACGGCCGCAAGGTGTTCGCGGTCGGCGGCGGCATCGAGGCCGCCCGCCGCGCCGGTATCAACGTGCCGATGATCCGCATCACCGTGTTCGCCATCTCCGGCGGCTTCGCGGCGGTCGGCGGCATGTTCTTCGCCGGTCAGACCGCGGGCGCGTCGCTGAGCGCCGGCGCCGGCAACACGCTGATGCTCGCCATCGCGGCGGCCGTCATCGGCGGCACCAGCCTCTTCGGCGGCCGCGGCACCGTCTGGTCCGCCCTCCTGGGCATGCTGGTCATCCAGTCCATCCAGACCGGTCTCGACCTGCTGAACATGAACACCTCGATCCAGTACATGATCACCGGTGGTGTGCTCCTCGGCGCGGTCGTCATCGACTCCGTCTCCCGCAAGAGCCAGAAGGCCGCCGGTCGCGGCTAG
- the dxs gene encoding 1-deoxy-D-xylulose-5-phosphate synthase translates to MPLLTRIRGPRDLDRLSPEELDQLAEEIRTFLVDAVSKTGGHLGPNLGVVELTIALHRVFESPKDKVLWDTGHQSYVHKLLTGRQDFSRLKMKGGLSGYPSQGESEHDVIENSHASTVLGWADGLAKANQILKRDDHVVAVIGDGALTGGMAWEALNNIADGDRPLVIVVNDNERSYAPTIGGLANHLATLRTTDGYERFLARGKDLLERTPVVGRPLYETLHGAKKGLKDFIAPQGMFEDLGLKYVGPIDGHDIEALESALARAKRFGGPVIVHCLTEKGRGYQPALQDEADRFHGIGPIHPDTGLPVKASGADWTSVFGDEMVALGKEREDIVAITAAMLQPVGLKKFADAFPNRIYDVGIAEQHAAVSAAGLATGGLHPVFAVYATFLNRAFDQVLMDVALHKCGVTFVLDRAGVTGTDGASHNGMWDMSILQVVPGLRLAAPRDADQVRAQLREAVAVEDAPTVVRFSKGAVGPAVPAVGRVGGMDVLREAGTDTPDVLLVSVGALAPMCLEIATLLDRQGITTTVVDPRWVKPVDEAMAPLADRHRVVVTVEDNSRVGGVGSAIAQALRDAGVDVPLRDFGIPPRFLDHASRAEVMTEIGLTAPDIARQVTGLVSKLDGRYGSTAAEVDSIEPVRD, encoded by the coding sequence GTGCCGCTGCTGACCCGCATCAGGGGACCGCGCGATCTGGACCGGCTCAGCCCGGAGGAGCTCGACCAGCTGGCCGAGGAGATCCGGACCTTCCTCGTCGACGCCGTGTCCAAGACCGGCGGCCACCTCGGCCCCAACCTCGGCGTGGTCGAGCTCACCATCGCCCTGCACCGGGTCTTCGAGTCCCCCAAGGACAAGGTGCTGTGGGACACGGGCCACCAGTCCTACGTGCACAAGCTGCTCACGGGCCGGCAGGACTTCTCGCGGCTGAAGATGAAGGGCGGCCTCTCCGGCTACCCCTCGCAGGGGGAGTCCGAGCACGACGTCATCGAGAACAGCCACGCCTCCACCGTCCTCGGCTGGGCCGACGGCCTCGCGAAGGCCAACCAGATCCTGAAACGCGACGACCACGTGGTCGCAGTCATCGGCGACGGGGCGCTCACCGGCGGCATGGCCTGGGAGGCGCTGAACAACATCGCCGACGGGGACCGCCCGCTGGTGATCGTCGTCAACGACAACGAGCGCTCGTACGCGCCGACCATCGGCGGCCTCGCCAACCACCTCGCCACCCTCCGCACGACGGACGGCTACGAGCGTTTCCTCGCCCGGGGCAAGGACCTGCTCGAGCGCACGCCCGTCGTCGGCAGGCCGCTCTACGAGACCCTGCACGGCGCGAAGAAGGGCCTGAAGGACTTCATCGCCCCGCAGGGCATGTTCGAGGACCTCGGCCTGAAGTACGTCGGCCCGATCGACGGCCACGACATCGAGGCCCTGGAGTCCGCCCTCGCCCGCGCCAAGCGCTTCGGCGGCCCGGTGATCGTGCACTGCCTCACCGAGAAGGGCCGCGGCTACCAGCCCGCCCTCCAGGACGAGGCGGACCGCTTCCACGGCATCGGCCCCATCCACCCCGACACCGGTCTGCCGGTCAAGGCCTCGGGCGCCGACTGGACGTCCGTCTTCGGCGACGAGATGGTCGCGCTCGGCAAGGAGCGCGAGGACATCGTCGCGATCACGGCGGCGATGCTCCAGCCGGTCGGCCTGAAGAAGTTCGCGGACGCCTTCCCCAACCGCATCTACGACGTCGGCATCGCCGAGCAGCACGCCGCCGTCTCCGCCGCCGGCCTGGCCACCGGCGGGCTGCATCCGGTGTTCGCGGTGTACGCCACCTTCCTCAACCGCGCCTTCGACCAGGTGCTCATGGACGTCGCCCTGCACAAGTGCGGTGTGACGTTCGTCCTGGACCGGGCCGGTGTCACCGGCACCGACGGCGCCTCGCACAACGGCATGTGGGACATGTCGATCCTCCAGGTCGTCCCGGGCCTGAGGCTCGCGGCCCCGCGCGACGCCGACCAGGTCCGCGCCCAGCTCCGCGAGGCCGTCGCGGTCGAGGACGCGCCGACCGTCGTCCGCTTCTCCAAGGGCGCCGTCGGCCCCGCCGTACCGGCCGTGGGACGCGTCGGCGGCATGGACGTGCTGCGCGAGGCCGGCACCGACACCCCGGACGTGCTGCTGGTCTCCGTGGGCGCCCTCGCCCCGATGTGCCTGGAGATCGCGACCCTCCTCGACCGGCAGGGCATCACCACCACGGTCGTCGACCCGCGCTGGGTCAAGCCCGTCGACGAGGCCATGGCGCCCCTCGCCGACCGGCACCGCGTCGTCGTCACCGTCGAGGACAACTCCCGTGTCGGCGGCGTCGGTTCGGCGATCGCCCAGGCCCTGCGCGACGCGGGCGTCGACGTCCCGCTGCGCGACTTCGGCATCCCGCCGCGCTTCCTCGACCACGCCTCCCGCGCCGAGGTCATGACGGAGATCGGGCTCACCGCCCCCGACATCGCCCGCCAGGTCACCGGCCTCGTCTCCAAGCTCGACGGAAGGTACGGCAGCACGGCCGCCGAAGTCGACTCGATCGAGCCCGTGCGCGACTGA
- a CDS encoding amino acid permease: MSSTLFRTKKVEQSILDTEEPEHALRKSLTALDLTVFGVGVIIGTGIFVLTGTVAKNNAGPAVALAFVVAGVVCALAALCYAEFASTVPVAGSAYTFAYASLGELPAWIIGWDLVLEFALGTAVVAVGWSGYVASLLDNAGWHLPAALSGREGADGFGFDILAAALVLVLTAILVVGTKLSARVTSVVVAIKVTVVLTVIVAGAFFINGDNYDPFVPKAQEVPAGDGLHAPLIQLMFGWAPSNFGVMGIFTAASVVFFAFIGFDVVATAAEETRNPQRDMPRGIIGSLIICTTLYVAVSIVVTGMQNYRELSVDAPLADAFKATGHPWFAGFISFGAAVGLTTVCMILLLGQTRVFFAMSRDGLLPRFFSHVHPRFRTPHRPTILLGVIIAILAGFTSLSELAELVNIGTLFAFIVVAIGVIILRNSRPDLPRSFRTPWVPALPIVSVLASLWLMLNLPAETWLRFGIWMAVGAAVYFLYGRSHSRLGREQQAAGQTPPA; this comes from the coding sequence GTGAGCAGCACCCTCTTCCGGACGAAGAAGGTCGAGCAGTCCATCCTCGACACCGAGGAACCCGAGCACGCGCTCAGGAAATCCCTGACCGCGCTCGATCTGACCGTCTTCGGCGTCGGCGTCATCATCGGCACCGGCATCTTCGTCCTCACCGGCACCGTCGCCAAGAACAACGCCGGTCCCGCCGTCGCCCTGGCCTTCGTGGTGGCCGGGGTCGTCTGCGCGCTCGCCGCGCTCTGCTACGCCGAGTTCGCCTCCACCGTCCCGGTGGCGGGCTCCGCGTACACCTTCGCGTACGCCTCCCTCGGCGAGCTGCCCGCCTGGATCATCGGCTGGGACCTGGTCCTGGAGTTCGCGCTCGGCACGGCGGTGGTCGCCGTCGGCTGGTCCGGGTACGTCGCCTCGCTGCTGGACAACGCGGGCTGGCATCTGCCGGCGGCGCTGAGCGGGCGGGAGGGCGCCGACGGCTTCGGCTTCGACATCCTCGCCGCCGCCCTGGTCCTGGTCCTCACCGCCATCCTCGTGGTCGGCACGAAGCTCTCCGCGCGGGTGACCTCCGTCGTCGTCGCCATCAAGGTGACCGTCGTCCTGACCGTGATCGTCGCGGGCGCCTTCTTCATCAACGGCGACAACTACGACCCGTTCGTCCCCAAGGCGCAGGAGGTGCCGGCGGGCGACGGGCTGCACGCCCCGCTGATCCAGCTGATGTTCGGCTGGGCGCCGTCCAACTTCGGTGTGATGGGCATCTTCACCGCCGCGTCGGTCGTCTTCTTCGCGTTCATCGGCTTCGACGTCGTCGCCACCGCCGCCGAGGAGACCCGCAACCCGCAGCGGGACATGCCGCGCGGCATCATCGGCTCCCTCATCATCTGTACGACGCTGTACGTCGCCGTGTCGATCGTCGTGACCGGTATGCAGAACTACCGCGAACTGTCCGTGGACGCCCCGCTCGCCGACGCCTTCAAGGCCACCGGGCACCCCTGGTTCGCCGGCTTCATCAGCTTCGGCGCCGCCGTCGGCCTGACGACGGTCTGCATGATCCTGCTGCTCGGCCAGACCCGGGTCTTCTTCGCGATGAGCCGCGACGGACTCCTGCCGCGCTTCTTCTCCCACGTCCACCCGCGGTTCAGGACCCCGCACCGGCCGACCATCCTGCTCGGCGTGATCATCGCGATCCTGGCCGGCTTCACCAGCCTCAGCGAACTCGCCGAACTGGTCAACATCGGCACGCTGTTCGCGTTCATCGTGGTCGCGATCGGCGTCATCATCCTCCGCAACTCCCGCCCCGACCTGCCCCGTTCGTTCCGTACCCCGTGGGTGCCGGCCCTGCCGATCGTGTCGGTGCTGGCCTCGCTGTGGCTGATGCTGAACCTGCCCGCCGAGACCTGGCTGCGGTTCGGCATCTGGATGGCCGTCGGCGCCGCCGTCTACTTCCTCTACGGCCGCTCCCACAGCCGACTAGGACGGGAGCAGCAGGCGGCGGGGCAGACCCCTCCGGCGTAG
- a CDS encoding NTP pyrophosphohydrolase produces MDGSPDDTAALLVIVDGANVVGSVPDGWWRDRRGAAERLRDRLAVDGLPGHSGTVEIVLVVEGAARGVEAVPGVRVEAAPGSGDDRIVELVAGAGGRPRLVVTADRELRRRVTELGADVTGPRSVRG; encoded by the coding sequence ATGGACGGCTCCCCTGACGACACCGCCGCGTTGCTCGTGATCGTCGACGGCGCGAACGTCGTCGGGTCGGTGCCCGACGGGTGGTGGCGGGATCGGCGGGGGGCCGCCGAGCGGCTGCGGGACCGGCTGGCCGTGGACGGGCTGCCGGGGCACTCCGGGACCGTGGAGATCGTCCTCGTCGTCGAGGGCGCGGCCCGCGGGGTGGAGGCGGTGCCCGGCGTACGGGTGGAGGCGGCGCCCGGCAGCGGGGACGACCGGATCGTCGAACTGGTCGCCGGCGCCGGCGGGCGCCCCCGTCTGGTCGTCACGGCCGACCGCGAGCTGCGCCGCCGGGTGACGGAACTCGGCGCGGACGTCACGGGCCCGCGCTCGGTACGCGGCTGA